From the Gallaecimonas kandeliae genome, one window contains:
- a CDS encoding TonB-dependent receptor: MSTAAKNARWAPGKLALAVCLGLAATAQAAEEKAAKAKDDPSLEVIEVTARRTVENLQTVPVAVTSLSAEQMSQRGVEDLADVQWYSPNTTLQVSRGTNSTLTAYIRGIGQQDPLWGFEPGVGIYIDDVYVARPQGAVMDILDVQRIEVLRGPQGTLYGRNTIGGAVKYVTKKLSGDPEFNVQGTLGSYKQHDLKLSGQMPLSDNFYAGFAFGTFNRDGFGKFKNTGADNYNKDIKAGRLSLAWYPSEALSVQFMADRTWDDSNAKGGYRLTPSLITGQQPYDSVYDSDTSMPTDNSVETGGEALTLSYGINSDWTFKSITAHRDGDTDTNIDFDSTKEPALDIPALYHDRQFTQEFQLNVNSGDWQGVGGLYYLDGKACGVFETVLGLAGMTLENGGCVNTKSYAAYAQGSYHLSPKLSMTLGGRYTQDKKDANVYRLLYLGIRYPHDAPATPLLVQSDFQDSATFHRFSPRAGLEYQLSDDIMVYGSYTNGFKSGGFDMRANKSVNPDADKPYDPEIVDTYELGLKAEWLDRRLRTNIATFYSDYKDMQITVQRAVNNNTDVASQVLNAGKSSIKGVELEATLAATDALQLNANLGYVDAKFKRVDFFDPNQGRVIDVSDQWRFANTPKWTGSLLAQYNLAAFGGDLVLTGGLSYRSKVQIFETPSMLDTGSVTLLNAGASWYKGNWEVQLMGRNLTDREYRLAGYNFAAPRDGSGNITGPGLGGEDTIVGYYGDPRTVSLSVGYRF, encoded by the coding sequence ATGTCAACCGCAGCAAAGAATGCCCGCTGGGCGCCCGGCAAGCTGGCCCTGGCCGTCTGCCTGGGCCTGGCCGCCACGGCCCAGGCCGCCGAAGAAAAAGCCGCCAAGGCCAAGGACGATCCCAGCCTGGAGGTCATCGAGGTCACGGCCCGGCGCACAGTCGAGAACCTGCAGACGGTGCCGGTGGCCGTCACCAGCCTCTCCGCCGAACAGATGAGCCAGCGCGGCGTCGAGGATCTGGCCGACGTCCAGTGGTACTCGCCCAACACCACCTTGCAGGTGAGCCGCGGTACCAACAGCACCCTCACCGCCTATATCCGCGGCATAGGCCAGCAGGATCCGCTCTGGGGCTTCGAACCCGGGGTGGGGATCTACATCGATGACGTCTACGTCGCCAGGCCCCAGGGGGCCGTGATGGACATACTGGACGTGCAGCGCATCGAGGTGCTGCGCGGGCCCCAGGGCACCCTCTACGGGCGCAACACCATTGGGGGCGCCGTCAAGTACGTGACCAAGAAGCTGTCCGGTGACCCAGAATTCAACGTCCAGGGCACCCTGGGCTCCTACAAACAGCACGACCTCAAGCTGTCCGGCCAGATGCCGCTCAGCGACAATTTCTACGCCGGCTTCGCCTTCGGCACCTTCAACCGCGACGGCTTCGGCAAGTTCAAGAACACCGGCGCCGACAACTACAACAAGGACATAAAAGCCGGCCGCCTTTCCCTGGCCTGGTACCCCAGCGAGGCGCTCAGCGTCCAGTTCATGGCCGACCGCACCTGGGACGACTCCAACGCCAAGGGAGGCTACCGCCTGACCCCCTCCCTGATCACGGGCCAGCAGCCCTACGACAGCGTCTACGACTCCGACACCTCCATGCCCACCGACAACAGCGTGGAAACCGGGGGCGAGGCCCTGACCCTCAGCTACGGCATCAACAGCGACTGGACCTTCAAGTCCATCACCGCCCACCGCGACGGCGACACCGACACCAACATCGACTTCGACTCCACCAAGGAGCCGGCCCTGGACATACCGGCCCTCTACCACGATCGCCAGTTCACCCAGGAATTCCAGCTCAACGTCAACAGCGGCGACTGGCAGGGCGTGGGCGGCCTCTATTACCTGGACGGCAAGGCCTGCGGCGTCTTCGAAACGGTGCTGGGCCTGGCCGGCATGACCCTGGAGAATGGCGGCTGCGTCAACACCAAGAGCTACGCCGCCTACGCCCAGGGCAGCTACCACCTGAGCCCCAAGCTGTCCATGACCCTCGGCGGCCGCTACACCCAGGACAAGAAGGACGCCAACGTCTACCGCCTGCTCTACCTCGGTATCCGCTATCCCCACGACGCCCCGGCCACGCCGCTGCTGGTGCAGTCCGACTTCCAGGACTCGGCCACTTTCCACCGCTTCTCGCCCCGGGCCGGCCTCGAATACCAGCTCAGCGACGACATCATGGTCTACGGCTCCTACACCAACGGCTTCAAGTCCGGAGGCTTTGACATGCGGGCCAACAAGTCGGTCAACCCCGACGCCGACAAGCCCTACGATCCGGAGATCGTCGACACCTATGAGCTGGGCCTCAAGGCCGAGTGGCTGGACAGGCGGCTGCGCACCAACATCGCCACCTTCTACTCGGATTACAAGGACATGCAGATCACGGTGCAGCGGGCCGTGAACAACAACACCGACGTGGCCTCCCAGGTGCTGAACGCCGGCAAGTCCAGCATCAAGGGCGTGGAACTGGAAGCGACCCTGGCCGCCACCGACGCCCTGCAGCTGAACGCCAACCTCGGCTATGTCGACGCCAAATTCAAGCGGGTGGATTTCTTCGACCCCAACCAGGGCAGGGTGATAGACGTCTCCGACCAGTGGCGCTTCGCCAATACCCCCAAGTGGACCGGCAGCCTGCTGGCCCAATACAACCTGGCGGCCTTCGGCGGCGATCTGGTGCTGACCGGCGGCCTGAGCTACCGCTCCAAGGTGCAGATCTTCGAGACCCCCTCCATGCTGGATACAGGCTCGGTGACGCTGCTCAACGCCGGGGCCAGCTGGTACAAGGGCAACTGGGAAGTGCAGCTGATGGGCCGTAACCTCACCGACCGCGAATACCGCCTGGCCGGCTACAACTTCGCGGCGCCGCGGGACGGCAGCGGCAACATCACGGGGCCGGGCCTCGGCGGCGAAGACACCATAGTGGGCTACTACGGCGATCCCAGGACCGTCAGCCTGTCAGTGGGTTACCGCTTCTAA
- a CDS encoding CoA transferase subunit A, with protein MSGFNKIVSSYQDALAGIKDDMTLMVGGFGLCGIPEGLINALRDSGAKDLTCISNNAGVDDFGLGLLLQTKQIKKMVASYVGENAEFMRQMLSGELEVELTPQGTLAEKIRAGGAGIPAFFTATGYGTPVAEGKETREIDGRHYVLEPSLTADFALVRAWKADKFGNLVFRKTAMNFNPMMATAGKITVVEVEEIVDELDPNFIHTPGIYVDRVIKGQFEKRIEQRTVRS; from the coding sequence ATGTCTGGTTTCAATAAGATAGTCAGCAGCTACCAAGACGCGCTCGCCGGCATCAAGGACGACATGACCCTGATGGTCGGCGGTTTCGGCCTGTGCGGCATCCCCGAGGGCCTCATCAATGCGCTGCGCGACAGCGGCGCCAAGGATCTCACCTGCATCTCCAACAACGCCGGCGTCGACGACTTCGGCCTGGGCCTGCTGTTGCAGACCAAGCAGATCAAGAAGATGGTCGCCTCCTACGTGGGCGAGAACGCCGAGTTCATGCGCCAGATGCTGTCCGGTGAACTGGAAGTGGAACTGACCCCCCAGGGCACCCTGGCCGAGAAGATCCGCGCCGGCGGCGCCGGCATCCCCGCCTTCTTCACCGCCACCGGCTACGGCACCCCCGTCGCCGAGGGCAAGGAAACCCGCGAAATCGACGGCCGCCACTATGTGCTCGAGCCCAGCCTGACCGCCGACTTCGCCCTGGTCCGCGCCTGGAAGGCCGACAAGTTCGGCAACCTGGTGTTCCGCAAGACCGCCATGAACTTCAACCCCATGATGGCCACCGCCGGCAAGATCACAGTGGTGGAAGTCGAAGAGATCGTCGACGAGCTGGACCCCAACTTCATCCACACCCCCGGCATCTACGTTGACAGGGTGATCAAAGGGCAGTTTGAAAAACGCATCGAACAGCGCACGGTAAGGAGCTGA
- a CDS encoding E22 family MetX-like putative esterase, whose protein sequence is MRYFIACLAWCWALGAQALPLVEKQRFELPSFTTQSGATLKQVAVGWEAYGKLNADKSNAILITHFFSGNSHAAGKYSDSDPLPGYWDAIIGPGKAIDTDKYYVLSVDTLANANAFDPHVITTGPASINPDTGKPYGLSFPVVSIRDFVNVQKALLDKLGIKKLHAVVGASMGSFQALDWAVAYPDEVERMVSVIGAGQMDPWTVFGLERWADAIKADPAWNGGDYYAKGEPKAGLDRALAYIIYDATYPDGFNSRYTPPTDEAPKLDIHAGFKSVDELMGHAAIRAHYQDANAILYLVRASQIFVAGYSGQLEDNLKRVTAKTLFMPSTHDRLLVPQMARTTYETLKKLGKDSQYQEITGPWGHLDGLVSIQTQAKVLKDFLDN, encoded by the coding sequence ATGCGTTATTTCATCGCCTGCCTGGCCTGGTGCTGGGCCCTTGGGGCCCAGGCCCTGCCGCTCGTTGAAAAACAGCGCTTCGAGCTGCCCAGCTTTACCACCCAGTCCGGCGCCACCCTCAAACAGGTGGCGGTGGGCTGGGAGGCCTACGGCAAGCTCAATGCCGACAAGTCCAACGCCATCCTCATCACCCATTTCTTCAGCGGCAATTCCCACGCCGCAGGCAAGTACAGCGACAGCGACCCCCTGCCGGGCTACTGGGACGCCATTATAGGCCCCGGCAAGGCCATCGACACCGACAAGTACTATGTGCTGAGCGTCGACACCCTGGCCAACGCCAATGCCTTCGACCCCCACGTCATCACCACAGGGCCCGCCAGCATCAACCCGGACACCGGCAAGCCTTACGGCCTGTCCTTCCCGGTGGTGTCCATCCGCGACTTCGTCAATGTGCAGAAGGCGCTGCTGGACAAGCTCGGCATCAAGAAGCTGCATGCCGTGGTGGGGGCCTCCATGGGCTCCTTCCAGGCCCTTGACTGGGCCGTGGCCTACCCGGACGAGGTGGAGCGGATGGTCAGCGTCATCGGCGCCGGCCAGATGGACCCCTGGACAGTGTTCGGCCTGGAGCGCTGGGCGGACGCCATCAAGGCCGATCCGGCCTGGAACGGCGGCGACTACTACGCCAAGGGCGAGCCCAAGGCCGGCCTCGACAGGGCGCTGGCCTATATCATCTACGACGCCACCTACCCGGACGGCTTCAACAGCCGCTACACGCCCCCCACGGACGAGGCGCCCAAGCTGGACATCCATGCCGGTTTCAAATCGGTGGACGAGCTGATGGGCCACGCCGCCATCCGCGCCCACTACCAGGACGCCAACGCCATCCTCTACCTGGTGCGGGCCTCGCAGATCTTCGTCGCCGGCTACAGCGGCCAACTGGAGGACAACCTCAAACGGGTTACCGCCAAGACCCTGTTCATGCCCTCCACCCATGACCGGCTGCTGGTGCCGCAGATGGCCCGCACCACCTACGAGACGCTGAAAAAGCTGGGCAAGGACAGCCAGTACCAGGAGATCACCGGCCCCTGGGGCCACCTGGACGGCCTGGTCAGCATCCAGACCCAGGCCAAGGTGTTGAAGGACTTTCTGGACAACTAA
- a CDS encoding response regulator transcription factor: MQTVRAIIADDHPLFRGALKQAATALLDGGAVLEAASMDEVWALLNQHPGTELVFLDLMMPGADGFAGLSALRAHYPDVTVIMISAHEDSATIGRAMALGASAFVPKSAPLATLSEAIAAVLCGDNWLPEGMEPQDDEDIGRLRLLSRLTPQQLRVLKMIADGLLNKQIAFEMQVQETTVKQHVSAILRKLEVYNRTQAGLLYQSLQQP; this comes from the coding sequence ATGCAGACAGTGCGCGCCATCATCGCCGACGACCACCCCCTCTTCCGGGGCGCCCTCAAGCAGGCCGCCACCGCTCTTCTCGACGGCGGCGCCGTGCTGGAGGCCGCCAGCATGGATGAGGTCTGGGCCCTGCTCAACCAACACCCCGGCACCGAGCTGGTGTTCCTGGATCTGATGATGCCGGGGGCCGACGGCTTTGCCGGCCTCTCGGCCCTGCGGGCCCACTACCCCGACGTCACCGTGATCATGATCTCCGCCCACGAGGACAGCGCCACCATAGGCCGGGCCATGGCCCTGGGGGCCAGCGCCTTCGTGCCCAAGTCGGCGCCCCTGGCCACCTTGTCGGAGGCCATCGCCGCCGTGCTTTGCGGGGACAACTGGCTGCCCGAGGGCATGGAGCCCCAGGACGACGAGGACATAGGCCGGCTGCGGCTGCTGTCCCGCCTCACCCCCCAGCAGCTGCGGGTACTGAAGATGATCGCCGACGGCCTGCTCAACAAGCAGATCGCCTTCGAAATGCAGGTCCAGGAAACCACCGTCAAGCAGCACGTCTCGGCCATCTTGCGAAAGCTCGAGGTCTACAACCGCACCCAGGCCGGGCTCCTCTACCAGAGCCTGCAACAGCCCTAG
- a CDS encoding sodium:solute symporter family transporter, translating into MTPLGWGPVTTVSLCYIALLFAIAYWGEGSWARRKLSGWTAGLSLGVYCTSWAFFGVAGQAAHNHWWLPPTYLGTLLLYLLAFPGLKRLAIHVRRNNITSIADFIASRFGRSRALAVAATLVAVAAVIPYIALQLRAVAETINVLTGHQSGHWWQDTALGVALAMALFAMLFASRRTQAQAHNAGLMTALAFESVVKLLAFWLLALVVIYQEFGGLGPLLAAAEASPRVASLQAGAAPGYVYWVHTLLGLAATLCLPRLFHLAFVENPRLPFLRRTRWLFPAYLLAMGAFTLPLGLAGALLLGPGVSPDLYVLQLPLALGSQWLTLLAFLGGLSASTAMVVVATVVLSIMVTNDLTAPLLLRLRGLPETGQGSWLLWLRRLAMLLVVLAGFFYYRASATSGTLSQMGLMAFVLVAQLFPALALGLLWRPANSQGARAGLAVGAALWAYCLLLPLGFGVALPGLPAAMDAISFGTLVSLGGNLLAFVLVSLLSSTSVSEQLQADSFLRQPLARPGAVLTVADCFQLVRRFGGEAAARSLVRQHQESLSNRQPAPPALVQQVEKHLSAVLGGASMRLVMDTLKAEKALPRVASFVEEASQVLRFNQQLLTATLENISQGISVVDRDLRIIAWNHRYLELFDYPADLVTVGRPVADLIRFNAERGLLAGDPQAEVEKRLNHLRSGSRYRYQRHQDDGTVIEMEGHPLPGGGFVTSYTDITEFIRAQQRLSGLNEELEARVAERTRELQTLNGELLAAKKAVEEATAVKTRFFAAAGHDLLQPFNAAILFAALLQEKAPPGELKSLAGNVQGSLQSAEGLLGAILELTKIEAGAVRPEPAPFALQELLEPLAREFKALAGAKGLELRLVPTRLWVQSDKKLLRRILQNLLANAVRYTNQGKVLLGIRRKGGAVQLWVRDTGPGIAAADQQRIFAEFQQLSQGQGQGLGLGLAITDRLCRLLDHGLTLNSREGRGAAFAVTLPRAAQGQAAKPKALGRETQQWLPRLPILVMDNDDNVREALRALLESWGARVAAVRDEAEALHLEETPALLLLDYHLDDGALGVEVAARLQQRWGELPCVVHSADQDQAIRGAVIDAGFHFLLKPVKPMPLKQLMRRLLA; encoded by the coding sequence ATGACGCCCCTCGGCTGGGGGCCCGTCACCACCGTCTCCCTCTGCTACATCGCCCTGCTGTTCGCCATCGCCTACTGGGGGGAGGGGAGCTGGGCCAGGCGCAAACTGTCCGGCTGGACGGCGGGGCTGTCCCTGGGGGTCTACTGCACCTCCTGGGCCTTCTTCGGGGTGGCGGGCCAGGCGGCCCACAACCACTGGTGGCTGCCCCCCACCTACCTCGGCACCCTGCTGCTCTACCTGCTGGCCTTTCCCGGCCTCAAGCGCCTGGCCATCCATGTGCGGCGCAACAACATCACCTCCATCGCCGACTTCATCGCCAGCCGCTTCGGCCGCTCCCGCGCCCTGGCTGTGGCGGCCACCCTGGTGGCGGTGGCCGCCGTCATTCCCTACATCGCCCTGCAGCTGCGGGCCGTGGCCGAGACCATCAATGTGCTGACCGGGCACCAGAGCGGCCATTGGTGGCAGGACACGGCCCTGGGGGTGGCCCTGGCCATGGCCCTTTTCGCCATGCTCTTCGCCTCGCGCCGCACCCAGGCCCAGGCCCACAACGCCGGCCTGATGACGGCCCTGGCCTTCGAGTCGGTGGTGAAGTTGCTGGCCTTCTGGCTGCTGGCGCTGGTGGTGATCTACCAGGAATTCGGCGGCCTGGGGCCCTTGCTGGCGGCGGCCGAGGCCAGCCCCAGGGTGGCCAGTCTCCAGGCCGGCGCCGCCCCCGGCTATGTCTACTGGGTCCACACCCTGCTGGGCCTGGCCGCCACCCTCTGCCTGCCGCGGCTCTTCCACCTGGCCTTCGTGGAAAACCCGCGGCTGCCGTTTTTGCGCCGCACCCGCTGGCTGTTCCCGGCCTACCTGCTGGCCATGGGCGCCTTTACCTTACCCCTGGGCCTGGCCGGGGCCCTGCTGCTGGGCCCCGGTGTCAGCCCCGATCTCTACGTGCTGCAGCTGCCCCTGGCCCTGGGCTCACAGTGGCTGACGCTGCTGGCTTTTCTCGGCGGCCTCTCCGCCTCCACCGCCATGGTGGTGGTGGCGACTGTGGTGCTGTCGATCATGGTCACCAACGACCTGACGGCGCCGCTGCTGCTGCGCCTTAGAGGCCTGCCCGAGACGGGGCAGGGCAGCTGGCTGCTGTGGCTTCGGCGCCTGGCCATGCTGCTGGTGGTGCTGGCGGGTTTTTTCTATTACCGGGCCAGCGCTACCAGCGGTACCTTGTCGCAGATGGGGCTCATGGCCTTCGTGCTGGTGGCCCAGCTGTTCCCGGCCCTGGCGCTGGGGCTCTTGTGGCGCCCGGCCAACTCCCAGGGGGCTCGTGCCGGCCTGGCGGTAGGGGCGGCCCTCTGGGCCTACTGCCTGCTGCTGCCGCTCGGCTTCGGGGTGGCGCTGCCCGGCCTGCCGGCGGCGATGGACGCTATCAGCTTCGGCACATTGGTCAGCCTGGGGGGCAACCTGCTGGCCTTCGTGCTGGTGTCTTTGCTGTCCAGCACTTCTGTCTCGGAGCAGCTGCAGGCCGACAGCTTCCTGCGCCAACCCCTGGCCAGGCCCGGCGCCGTGCTGACGGTGGCCGATTGCTTCCAGCTGGTGCGCCGTTTCGGCGGGGAAGCGGCGGCCCGCAGCCTGGTGCGCCAGCATCAGGAGAGCCTCTCCAACCGCCAACCGGCGCCGCCGGCCCTGGTGCAGCAGGTGGAAAAGCACCTCTCCGCCGTGCTGGGGGGCGCCTCCATGCGGCTGGTGATGGACACCCTCAAGGCCGAGAAGGCCCTGCCCAGGGTGGCCAGCTTCGTGGAAGAGGCTTCCCAGGTGCTGCGCTTCAACCAGCAGCTGCTGACCGCCACCCTGGAAAACATCTCCCAGGGGATCAGCGTGGTGGACCGGGATCTGCGCATCATCGCCTGGAACCACCGCTACCTGGAGCTGTTCGACTACCCGGCCGATCTGGTGACTGTGGGCCGGCCCGTGGCCGACCTTATCCGTTTCAACGCCGAGCGGGGCCTGCTGGCAGGCGATCCCCAGGCCGAGGTGGAGAAACGCCTCAACCACCTGCGCTCCGGCTCGCGCTACCGCTATCAGCGCCACCAGGACGACGGCACCGTCATCGAGATGGAAGGCCACCCCCTGCCGGGAGGCGGCTTCGTCACCAGCTACACCGACATCACCGAGTTCATCCGCGCCCAGCAGCGCCTCAGCGGCCTCAACGAGGAGCTGGAGGCGCGGGTGGCGGAGCGCACCCGCGAATTGCAGACCCTGAACGGCGAGCTGCTGGCGGCCAAGAAGGCAGTGGAGGAGGCCACGGCCGTCAAGACCCGCTTCTTCGCCGCCGCCGGCCACGACCTCTTGCAACCCTTCAACGCCGCCATCCTCTTCGCTGCCCTCTTGCAGGAAAAGGCGCCCCCCGGGGAACTCAAGTCCCTGGCCGGCAATGTGCAGGGCTCCTTGCAATCGGCCGAAGGGCTGCTGGGGGCCATCTTGGAGCTCACCAAGATAGAGGCGGGGGCTGTGCGCCCCGAGCCGGCGCCCTTTGCCCTGCAGGAACTGCTGGAGCCCCTGGCCCGGGAGTTCAAGGCCCTGGCCGGCGCCAAAGGCCTGGAGCTGAGGCTGGTGCCGACAAGGCTCTGGGTGCAGTCGGACAAGAAGCTGCTGCGGCGCATCCTCCAGAACCTGCTGGCCAACGCCGTGCGTTACACAAATCAGGGCAAGGTGCTGCTGGGGATCAGGCGCAAAGGCGGGGCGGTGCAGCTCTGGGTGCGTGACACCGGCCCCGGCATAGCCGCGGCGGACCAGCAGCGGATCTTCGCCGAGTTCCAGCAGCTGAGCCAGGGCCAAGGCCAGGGGCTGGGCCTGGGCCTCGCCATCACGGACCGGCTCTGCCGCCTGCTGGATCACGGCCTGACTCTGAATTCGCGGGAGGGCAGGGGCGCCGCCTTTGCCGTGACCCTGCCAAGGGCCGCCCAGGGCCAGGCCGCCAAACCCAAGGCCCTTGGCCGCGAGACCCAGCAGTGGCTGCCCAGGCTGCCGATACTGGTGATGGATAACGACGACAATGTCCGCGAGGCCTTGAGGGCGCTTTTGGAAAGTTGGGGGGCCAGGGTGGCGGCGGTGCGGGACGAGGCCGAGGCATTGCATCTGGAGGAAACCCCGGCGCTGCTGCTGCTGGATTACCACCTGGACGACGGCGCCCTGGGGGTGGAGGTGGCGGCGCGGCTCCAGCAGCGCTGGGGCGAGCTGCCCTGCGTGGTGCATTCGGCGGACCAGGACCAGGCCATTCGCGGCGCCGTCATCGACGCCGGTTTCCACTTCCTGCTCAAGCCGGTCAAGCCCATGCCCCTCAAGCAGCTGATGCGCCGCCTGCTGGCCTAG
- a CDS encoding CoA transferase subunit B, whose protein sequence is MALSREQMAARVAKELKDGYYVNLGIGIPTLVANYIPAGIEVMLQSENGLLGMGPFPTEDEVDADLINAGKQTVTTAPGASFFSSADSFAMIRGGHVDLTVLGAFEVDVQGNIASWMIPGKLVKGMGGAMDLVAGADNIIVTMMHADKYGNSKLLPQCELPLTGAGCIKKVLTDLGYFEIEDGAFILKERAPGVSVEEIREKTAGKLIAADDTPQMEI, encoded by the coding sequence ATGGCACTTTCTCGCGAACAGATGGCGGCCCGCGTCGCCAAGGAACTCAAAGACGGCTACTACGTCAACCTCGGCATCGGCATCCCCACCCTGGTGGCCAACTACATTCCCGCCGGCATCGAAGTGATGCTCCAGTCCGAGAACGGCCTGCTGGGCATGGGGCCTTTCCCCACAGAGGATGAGGTGGACGCCGATCTCATCAACGCCGGCAAACAGACGGTCACCACGGCCCCGGGCGCCAGTTTCTTCAGCTCCGCCGACTCCTTCGCCATGATCCGTGGCGGCCATGTGGATCTCACCGTGCTGGGCGCCTTCGAAGTGGACGTCCAGGGCAACATCGCCAGTTGGATGATCCCCGGCAAGCTGGTCAAGGGCATGGGGGGCGCCATGGATCTGGTGGCCGGTGCCGACAACATCATCGTCACCATGATGCACGCCGACAAGTACGGCAACTCCAAGCTGCTGCCCCAGTGCGAGCTGCCCCTGACCGGCGCCGGCTGCATCAAGAAGGTACTGACCGATCTCGGTTATTTCGAAATAGAAGACGGCGCCTTCATCCTCAAGGAGCGGGCCCCCGGGGTCAGCGTCGAGGAAATTCGTGAAAAGACGGCCGGCAAGCTGATCGCCGCCGACGACACCCCACAAATGGAGATCTGA
- a CDS encoding GntP family permease yields MLSLFGLLLGLGGLIWLTMRGMSLFLSAPLCALLVAFTGGVPFWSGGKGDFVSGYMNGFGGFISAWFLMFLLGSLFGKFMEDTGAAESLARAIVRKLGPQHAALAVVLACAVLTYGGVSVFVVAFSVYPMALSLFKDANLPRRFIPATLAFGSVTFTMTSAGSPEIQNWIPIKYLHTSPYAGWQVSLVVGLVMAVMGYFWLRHMLAKAVARGERFDERAGDLTLDERALPPAWSGLVPLLVVLVLAFLLHEQLAQAALIVALAGGVFSLWLLNFKHFRDQHQAVGQATTGALVAIGNTSAVVGFGAVAKLSPAFAMVVDAMTGLPGNELVGASVAVSVIAGLTGSASGGQAIALPSIAPHYLALGVDPSALHRVVAISSGALDSLPHNGYVVTTVRAICGERHQDAYWPLAALTVVVPLIGTALAIALFCWF; encoded by the coding sequence ATGTTGAGCCTGTTCGGATTGCTGCTCGGCCTGGGGGGGCTGATCTGGCTGACCATGAGGGGCATGAGCCTCTTCCTCTCCGCCCCGCTTTGCGCCCTGCTGGTGGCCTTCACCGGCGGCGTACCCTTCTGGAGCGGGGGCAAGGGGGACTTCGTCAGCGGTTACATGAATGGCTTCGGCGGCTTCATCTCCGCCTGGTTCCTGATGTTCCTGCTGGGCTCCCTGTTCGGCAAGTTCATGGAGGACACCGGCGCCGCCGAGAGCCTGGCCCGGGCCATAGTACGCAAGCTCGGGCCCCAGCACGCGGCCCTGGCGGTGGTGCTGGCCTGCGCCGTACTCACCTACGGCGGCGTCTCCGTGTTCGTGGTGGCCTTCTCGGTCTACCCCATGGCCCTGTCGTTGTTCAAGGACGCCAACCTGCCACGCCGCTTCATACCGGCCACCCTGGCCTTCGGCTCCGTGACCTTCACCATGACCTCGGCCGGCTCGCCGGAGATCCAGAACTGGATCCCCATCAAGTACCTGCACACCAGCCCCTACGCCGGCTGGCAGGTGTCCCTGGTGGTGGGCCTGGTGATGGCCGTCATGGGCTATTTCTGGCTGCGCCACATGCTGGCCAAGGCGGTGGCCAGGGGCGAGCGCTTTGACGAGCGGGCCGGGGACCTGACCCTGGACGAACGGGCCCTGCCGCCGGCCTGGAGCGGCCTGGTGCCGCTGCTGGTGGTGCTGGTGCTGGCCTTCTTGCTGCACGAGCAGCTGGCCCAGGCGGCGCTGATCGTGGCCCTGGCCGGCGGCGTGTTCAGCCTCTGGCTGCTGAACTTCAAACATTTTCGTGACCAGCACCAGGCCGTGGGCCAGGCCACTACAGGGGCCCTGGTGGCCATAGGCAACACCTCGGCCGTGGTGGGTTTCGGGGCCGTGGCCAAGCTGTCGCCGGCCTTTGCCATGGTGGTGGATGCCATGACCGGCCTGCCCGGCAACGAGCTGGTGGGCGCCTCTGTGGCGGTGTCGGTGATAGCGGGCCTGACCGGCTCGGCCTCCGGCGGCCAGGCCATAGCCCTGCCGAGCATAGCCCCCCACTACCTGGCCCTGGGGGTGGACCCTTCTGCCCTGCACCGGGTGGTGGCCATCTCGTCCGGGGCCTTGGATTCGCTGCCCCATAACGGCTATGTGGTGACGACGGTGCGCGCCATCTGCGGCGAGCGCCACCAGGACGCCTACTGGCCCCTGGCGGCCCTGACGGTGGTGGTGCCGCTTATCGGTACAGCCCTGGCCATAGCCCTGTTCTGCTGGTTCTAA
- a CDS encoding 3-hydroxybutyrate dehydrogenase produces MKVLVTGGASGIGFGIAEHFAKAGHEVIIADLDGAKAKEAAAKLPRARGVALNVTDAAAAEALAAELGTLDVLVNNAGIQHVSRLEDFPADKWRLLIDIMLVGPMVMTKAFLPAMRAQNFGRIINIGSIHALVASPFKSAYVAAKHGLLGFAKTLALELGEADITVNTICPAYVKTPLVEKQIADQARENGISELDVVNNIMLAPMPKKAFIGIDEIAGTAAFLISPAARNITAQTLVLDGGWTAR; encoded by the coding sequence ATGAAAGTCCTGGTGACTGGAGGGGCTTCCGGCATCGGTTTCGGCATCGCCGAACACTTCGCCAAGGCCGGCCATGAAGTGATCATCGCCGATCTGGACGGCGCCAAGGCCAAGGAGGCGGCGGCCAAGCTGCCCCGGGCCCGCGGCGTCGCCCTCAATGTCACCGACGCCGCCGCGGCCGAGGCCCTGGCGGCCGAGCTGGGCACCCTGGATGTGCTGGTCAACAACGCCGGCATCCAGCACGTGTCCCGGCTCGAGGACTTTCCCGCCGACAAATGGCGGCTGCTCATCGACATCATGCTGGTGGGGCCCATGGTGATGACCAAGGCCTTCCTGCCCGCCATGCGCGCGCAGAACTTCGGTCGCATCATCAACATCGGCTCCATCCACGCCTTGGTGGCGTCCCCCTTCAAATCCGCCTACGTGGCCGCCAAACACGGCCTGCTGGGTTTCGCCAAGACATTGGCCCTGGAGCTCGGCGAGGCGGACATCACGGTCAACACCATCTGCCCGGCCTATGTGAAGACGCCCCTGGTGGAGAAGCAGATAGCCGATCAGGCCCGTGAAAACGGCATCAGCGAACTTGATGTGGTCAACAACATCATGCTGGCGCCCATGCCCAAGAAGGCCTTTATCGGCATCGACGAGATAGCCGGCACTGCCGCCTTCCTGATCAGCCCCGCCGCCCGCAACATCACGGCCCAGACCCTGGTGCTGGACGGCGGCTGGACGGCCCGCTGA